One genomic window of Verrucomicrobiia bacterium includes the following:
- the purE gene encoding 5-(carboxyamino)imidazole ribonucleotide mutase, with product MATESKPLVGIIMGSQSDWETMQHAADQLTALGVPFEAQVVSAHRTPDLLFEYADAAAGRGLEVIIAGAGGAAHLPGMCASKTQLPVLGVPVESKALKGMDSLLSIVQMPGGVPVGTMAIGKAGAINAALLATAILGNKHPQFRTAYEKFREQQTAKVLANRTLPPKA from the coding sequence ATGGCGACCGAATCCAAGCCCTTGGTGGGAATCATCATGGGCAGCCAGTCCGATTGGGAAACGATGCAACATGCGGCCGATCAATTGACCGCATTGGGCGTGCCGTTTGAGGCACAAGTCGTGTCCGCGCATCGCACCCCTGACCTGCTTTTTGAATACGCAGATGCCGCTGCAGGCCGTGGCCTTGAGGTCATCATCGCCGGTGCCGGTGGTGCCGCGCATCTGCCCGGCATGTGCGCCTCAAAAACGCAATTGCCCGTGCTCGGCGTGCCCGTGGAATCCAAAGCCCTGAAAGGCATGGACTCCCTGCTCTCCATCGTCCAGATGCCTGGCGGCGTTCCGGTGGGCACCATGGCCATCGGCAAGGCCGGAGCCATCAACGCCGCTCTGCTCGCCACGGCAATCTTGGGCAACAAGCATCCGCAATTCCGCACCGCTTACGAAAAATTCCGCGAGCAACAGACCGCCAAAGTCCTCGCCAACCGCACGCTGCCGCCTAAGGCTTAA
- a CDS encoding 5-(carboxyamino)imidazole ribonucleotide synthase — MSIKPILPGARIGVLGSGQLGRMLAIAARNLGYGVAIYSPEENSPASAVADLDFVGDYLDLPKIHEFAKQVQVVTFEFENVPHDAAKACAEHAAVRPDGHVLHVSQNRLREKNFLRDNGFPTTPFQRVTSLAELEQAIATIGAPGVLKTASFGYDGKGQVKIKTPADAAKAWEAMKGAESIYEGFVDFVKEMSVIGARTLDGQIVTFPVFENDHANHILDITFAPAALGPVLAGEARQLAHGILDKLQVVGLLTVEMFLTSDGRVLVNELAPRTHNSGHLTIDACATSQFEQQVRAVCGLPLGSTHMEKPAAMANLLGHLWEHGEPDWAAALSDPAVKLHLYGKREARVGRKMGHLTATGDTIEQAIDRVKQAKERLTAKYAKK; from the coding sequence ATGTCGATCAAACCGATTCTTCCCGGCGCCCGCATCGGCGTGCTCGGCAGTGGCCAGTTGGGCCGCATGCTGGCTATCGCCGCCCGTAATCTCGGCTACGGCGTCGCCATCTATTCCCCTGAAGAGAACTCGCCTGCCAGTGCCGTGGCTGATCTCGATTTCGTCGGCGATTACCTTGATCTGCCCAAGATCCATGAGTTCGCCAAGCAAGTACAGGTCGTCACCTTTGAGTTCGAAAACGTCCCGCATGATGCCGCCAAGGCTTGCGCAGAACACGCAGCCGTTCGCCCCGATGGCCACGTGCTGCACGTCTCGCAAAACCGCCTGCGCGAGAAAAATTTCCTGCGCGACAACGGCTTCCCGACCACGCCTTTCCAACGCGTCACCAGTCTTGCGGAATTAGAGCAAGCAATCGCGACAATCGGTGCGCCCGGCGTCTTGAAGACCGCCAGCTTCGGCTATGACGGCAAAGGCCAGGTAAAAATCAAGACGCCTGCCGATGCTGCCAAAGCCTGGGAAGCCATGAAAGGTGCTGAGTCCATCTACGAAGGCTTCGTGGATTTTGTGAAAGAGATGTCCGTCATCGGTGCGCGCACCTTAGATGGCCAGATTGTGACATTCCCCGTGTTCGAGAACGATCACGCGAATCACATCCTCGACATCACCTTCGCTCCCGCCGCTCTCGGTCCAGTGCTCGCCGGGGAAGCCCGCCAGCTTGCTCATGGCATTTTGGATAAACTCCAAGTTGTCGGCCTGCTCACCGTTGAGATGTTCCTCACCAGCGATGGCCGCGTCCTCGTGAACGAACTCGCCCCGCGCACCCACAATTCCGGCCACCTCACCATCGACGCCTGCGCCACGAGCCAGTTCGAGCAACAGGTCCGCGCCGTCTGTGGATTGCCCTTGGGTTCCACTCACATGGAGAAACCCGCCGCCATGGCAAATCTCCTCGGCCACCTGTGGGAACACGGCGAACCCGATTGGGCCGCTGCCCTATCCGATCCAGCAGTGAAATTGCACCTCTACGGCAAACGCGAAGCCCGCGTGGGCCGCAAGATGGGCCACCTCACCGCCACCGGCGACACCATCGAACAAGCCATCGATCGCGTGAAACAGGCGAAAGAACGGTTGACGGCGAAGTATGCTAAGAAATGA
- the tnpA gene encoding IS200/IS605 family transposase, protein MGGTYSNLRLHVVFSTKNREPWIQPQLQERLYPFIGGIVREQSGKLMEIGGMPDHLHLLIGWRTDESISNLLRNIKSRSSAWVHETFPDLSYFKWQEGYGVFSVSHSQAPVVSKYIQNQAEHHRGKTFKEEFISLLKAHDIEYDERYIFE, encoded by the coding sequence ATGGGCGGCACCTACAGCAACCTTCGTTTGCACGTAGTTTTCAGCACCAAGAACCGTGAACCTTGGATACAGCCTCAACTACAAGAACGCCTCTACCCTTTTATTGGCGGCATCGTCCGCGAACAATCCGGCAAACTCATGGAGATTGGTGGCATGCCAGACCACTTGCACTTGTTGATCGGCTGGCGCACGGATGAATCTATCTCCAACCTGCTAAGAAATATCAAAAGCCGTTCTTCCGCTTGGGTGCATGAAACTTTCCCGGATTTGTCTTATTTCAAATGGCAGGAAGGGTATGGAGTGTTCTCGGTGAGCCATTCACAGGCACCAGTTGTTTCCAAGTATATCCAAAACCAGGCTGAGCATCATCGGGGGAAAACCTTCAAAGAAGAGTTCATCTCGTTATTGAAGGCGCATGATATCGAGTATGACGAGCGTTATATATTTGAATAA